In one window of Romboutsia hominis DNA:
- a CDS encoding HlyD family efflux transporter periplasmic adaptor subunit, producing the protein MKNKKISKILILGIAIYFVFQISIFLIGENTRTMAVELEDMELKINTKGLVIKDESVIVSNADGTFKNLHEEGEKVQKSENIGYIYKDIDIEKINSDIENLDKEINKLKEQIDSQDNSTLKHITANQLENSKNKKAILEKKAKSSTSYVKADISGVISYKIDENEGKYNTDSIDYLTKDDIENTNNNYTDINSNDKKIKENDPVFKIVNPNDVYIAVCIEEKYRKYFEVGNKIEISFNEEILDGKVNKVKKDNDDIIVILKITSQNIGIYDTRVEEFDIIYKHIEGFKIPKKSIKSVDKKKGVYILNQQTNNMEFVELSDVAYEADDYIFVKNDSSDKEKVIALHDEVVLNPNIINKKIKIK; encoded by the coding sequence ATGAAAAATAAGAAAATATCTAAAATACTAATACTAGGAATAGCTATATATTTTGTATTTCAAATTAGTATATTTTTAATAGGTGAAAATACCAGGACTATGGCCGTTGAATTAGAAGATATGGAGCTAAAAATTAATACAAAAGGGCTTGTAATAAAAGATGAGAGTGTAATTGTATCAAATGCAGATGGAACGTTTAAAAATCTACATGAAGAAGGTGAAAAAGTACAAAAATCAGAAAATATAGGATATATATATAAGGATATAGATATAGAAAAAATAAATTCAGATATAGAAAACTTAGACAAAGAAATAAATAAGTTAAAGGAACAAATAGATAGTCAAGATAATAGTACATTAAAACATATCACAGCTAATCAGTTAGAAAATAGTAAAAATAAAAAAGCAATTCTAGAAAAAAAGGCAAAAAGTTCTACATCTTATGTAAAAGCTGATATATCAGGAGTAATATCTTATAAAATAGATGAAAATGAAGGAAAGTATAATACAGATAGTATAGATTATTTAACCAAAGATGATATAGAGAATACTAATAATAACTATACAGATATAAATTCAAATGATAAAAAAATTAAAGAAAATGATCCAGTATTTAAAATAGTTAATCCAAATGATGTATATATAGCAGTATGTATAGAAGAAAAATATAGGAAATATTTTGAAGTAGGTAATAAGATTGAAATATCTTTTAATGAAGAAATATTAGATGGTAAGGTCAATAAGGTTAAAAAAGATAATGATGATATCATAGTAATACTAAAAATAACTAGCCAAAATATAGGAATTTATGATACAAGAGTAGAAGAATTTGATATAATATATAAGCATATAGAAGGTTTTAAGATACCAAAGAAATCTATAAAATCAGTAGACAAGAAAAAAGGGGTATATATATTAAATCAGCAAACTAACAATATGGAATTTGTTGAATTAAGTGATGTTGCCTATGAAGCTGATGATTATATATTCGTAAAAAATGATAGTAGCGATAAAGAAAAAGTGATTGCATTGCATGATGAGGTTGTATTAAACCCAAATATTATAAATAAGAAAATAAAAATAAAGTAG
- a CDS encoding RNA-binding protein encodes MDRLKLTNHIKDIELKNKMFKVIDKANATMKNYDVRQTEFLNPYEIKNAIAILNSYSDLKYSVDGGHKEAERSKIFIYPFYMEYEDIDDNLKFIQVEGNFKFKSISHKDYLGSLMGLGIKREMIGDIIIHDSFCQIIVSCDICDFIIMNLQKVSTNSVSVYEISREDIIESSLNYKDISFTVSSSRLDCIISGLYNISRQESLKYINAERVFVNYEKITSASKEIENNSLISVRGKGRAVISKIGDITKKGRIKVCAKLII; translated from the coding sequence GTGGACAGGCTAAAACTAACTAATCATATTAAGGATATAGAATTAAAAAATAAAATGTTTAAGGTTATAGATAAAGCTAATGCCACAATGAAAAATTATGATGTAAGACAAACGGAATTTTTAAATCCTTATGAAATCAAAAATGCTATTGCTATTTTGAATTCTTATAGTGATTTAAAATACTCTGTTGATGGTGGACATAAAGAGGCTGAAAGAAGTAAAATATTTATATATCCATTTTATATGGAATATGAAGATATAGATGATAACCTTAAATTTATACAAGTAGAAGGTAATTTTAAGTTTAAAAGCATATCACATAAGGACTATTTAGGGTCTCTTATGGGTCTTGGTATAAAAAGAGAGATGATAGGAGATATTATTATACACGATAGCTTTTGCCAAATAATTGTAAGTTGTGATATATGTGATTTTATAATTATGAACTTACAAAAAGTTTCGACAAATAGTGTTTCAGTGTATGAAATATCAAGAGAAGATATAATAGAAAGCTCATTAAATTATAAAGATATATCATTTACAGTATCATCAAGTAGGCTAGATTGTATTATAAGTGGATTATATAATATATCAAGACAAGAAAGTTTAAAATACATAAATGCAGAAAGAGTTTTTGTTAATTATGAAAAGATAACATCTGCATCTAAAGAAATAGAAAATAATTCACTAATATCAGTTAGAGGTAAAGGTAGGGCAGTAATATCTAAAATAGGAGATATTACTAAAAAAGGCAGAATAAAAGTTTGTGCTAAGTTAATAATATAG
- a CDS encoding cell division protein SepF encodes MGDNMITKFKNWFIEEDEDYIEEEEIIEDELDMEPEIGTAIKNTNIVKLHTNTQMKVVIVEPKKYDEVTTIADHLKSKRTVIVNLENLKDPVAKKSIFDFMNGAVYVLEGSIQKVSKAIFILAPNNVDIDANLKKELENSKTLFPWQNNK; translated from the coding sequence ATGGGAGATAACATGATAACTAAGTTTAAAAATTGGTTTATAGAGGAAGATGAAGATTATATCGAAGAAGAAGAAATAATTGAAGATGAACTAGATATGGAACCAGAAATTGGAACAGCTATAAAAAATACTAACATAGTAAAGTTACATACTAACACTCAAATGAAGGTTGTAATAGTAGAACCTAAAAAATACGATGAAGTTACAACTATAGCGGATCATTTAAAGAGTAAGAGAACTGTAATAGTTAACTTAGAAAATTTAAAAGATCCAGTTGCTAAGAAGTCTATATTTGACTTTATGAATGGAGCTGTATATGTTTTAGAGGGAAGTATACAAAAAGTATCTAAAGCTATATTTATACTTGCACCAAATAATGTAGATATAGATGCAAATTTAAAAAAGGAATTAGAAAACAGCAAGACACTTTTCCCTTGGCAAAATAATAAATAA
- the ileS gene encoding isoleucine--tRNA ligase, giving the protein MSKFKSLVDSSVKQAEAEVSKYWNDINILEKTLEKGKNDPSFVFYEGPPTANGNPGIHHVIARTLKDSVCRYQTMNGKQVKRKAGWDTHGLPVEIQVEKELGLSDKQEIEAYGIDKFNQKCRESVFTYEKQWRDMTERMAYEIDLDNPYITLDNNYIESVWWILNKFNKEGYVYEGHKILPYCPRCGTGLASHEVAQGYKEIKNNTVIAKFKRKDADEYFLAWTTTPWTLPSNVALTVGPEIDYIKVKQNDEVYYVAKALANKVLGEDYEVLEEMKGKDLEYIEYEQLMPFVEADKKAFFLTCGDYVTTEDGTGIVHTAPAFGEDDYNLGRKYDLPVLQPVSEAGKFTTTPWEGKFVMEDGVDVEIIKWLHGENKLFSKEKVAHNYPHCWRCQTPLLYYAKPSWYIEMTKLKDQLIANNKTVEWYPNFVGEGRFGNWLENLNDWAISRSRYWGTPLNIWKCECGHRDSVGSREELAQKAIEEVDPKTVELHRPYVDNIHLKCECCGKPMTRVTDVIDCWFDSGSMPFAQHHYPFENKENFEELFPADFICEGIDQTRGWFYSLLAISTFVMGKAPYKRVLVNDLVLDKEGKKMSKSRGNTVNPFELFDQYGADALRWYLLYVSPPWTPTRFDVDGLKEVQSKFLGTMKNVYNFFALYANTDNINPTDFFVEYKDRPELDRWILSKFNNLKKEVEENLEIFELNKTVRTIQEFINEDLSNWYIRRSRRRFWATELTEDKKSVYNTTYEILTELCKLIAPFTPYISEEIYRNLTNEVSVHLSTYPKANLDLINNELEEKMDLVKNLVTLGRASREATRIKVRQPIQKVLVDGKFEATISDVVDLIKEELNVKEVVFAKDLSEYMNFSLKPNFKVLGPILGANMKFFAGALNKLNPNEVVPKLENGESFAVDINGENFEFNKDHVLINISAKEGFNVTMENNLFVILDTTLTTQLIEEGYAREFISKIQQIRKSNNFDVLDNIVIEFNSDDEIAKAVENYDEYIKSETLAVEINRVEDETLESHNLNDHMTGIKVIKK; this is encoded by the coding sequence ATGTCAAAGTTTAAGTCATTAGTTGACTCTTCTGTAAAGCAAGCAGAAGCAGAAGTTTCTAAGTATTGGAATGATATAAACATACTTGAGAAAACTTTAGAAAAAGGGAAAAATGATCCAAGTTTCGTATTCTATGAAGGTCCTCCAACAGCAAATGGAAACCCAGGAATACACCATGTTATAGCTAGAACATTAAAAGACTCTGTTTGTAGATACCAAACTATGAATGGAAAGCAAGTAAAAAGAAAAGCTGGTTGGGATACACATGGTCTACCTGTTGAAATACAAGTAGAAAAGGAATTAGGTTTATCTGATAAGCAAGAAATAGAAGCTTACGGAATAGATAAATTTAATCAAAAGTGTAGAGAGTCTGTTTTCACTTATGAAAAACAGTGGAGAGATATGACTGAGAGAATGGCATACGAAATAGACTTAGATAATCCATATATAACTTTAGATAACAACTATATAGAATCTGTATGGTGGATATTAAACAAGTTCAACAAAGAAGGATATGTATACGAAGGTCATAAGATACTTCCATATTGTCCAAGATGTGGAACTGGTCTTGCATCTCATGAGGTTGCACAAGGATATAAAGAAATAAAAAATAATACAGTAATAGCTAAGTTTAAAAGAAAAGATGCTGATGAGTATTTCTTAGCATGGACAACTACACCTTGGACATTACCATCAAACGTTGCATTAACAGTAGGTCCTGAAATAGACTACATAAAAGTTAAGCAAAATGATGAAGTTTATTATGTAGCTAAGGCTTTAGCTAACAAGGTTTTAGGTGAAGACTACGAAGTATTAGAAGAAATGAAAGGTAAAGATTTAGAATACATAGAGTATGAACAATTAATGCCTTTTGTTGAAGCTGATAAAAAAGCATTCTTCTTAACTTGCGGAGACTACGTTACAACTGAAGATGGTACAGGTATAGTACATACTGCACCAGCATTTGGTGAAGATGACTACAACTTAGGTAGAAAGTATGATTTACCAGTACTTCAACCAGTATCTGAAGCAGGTAAATTTACAACTACTCCATGGGAAGGAAAATTCGTTATGGAAGATGGAGTAGATGTTGAAATAATAAAATGGTTACACGGTGAAAATAAATTATTTAGCAAAGAAAAAGTAGCTCATAATTATCCTCACTGCTGGAGGTGTCAAACTCCACTTTTATACTATGCTAAGCCAAGCTGGTATATAGAAATGACAAAATTAAAAGACCAATTAATAGCTAACAATAAGACAGTTGAATGGTATCCAAACTTCGTTGGTGAAGGTAGATTTGGAAACTGGTTAGAAAACTTAAATGACTGGGCTATATCAAGAAGTAGATATTGGGGTACTCCACTTAATATATGGAAGTGTGAATGCGGACATAGAGATTCTGTAGGTTCAAGAGAAGAATTAGCTCAAAAAGCTATAGAAGAAGTAGATCCTAAAACAGTAGAACTTCACAGACCATATGTTGATAATATACATCTAAAATGTGAGTGCTGTGGTAAGCCTATGACAAGAGTAACAGATGTTATAGACTGTTGGTTTGACAGTGGTTCGATGCCATTTGCTCAACATCATTACCCATTTGAAAACAAGGAAAACTTTGAAGAATTATTCCCAGCAGATTTCATCTGTGAAGGTATAGACCAAACTAGAGGATGGTTCTATTCATTACTTGCTATATCAACATTTGTTATGGGGAAAGCTCCATACAAGAGAGTTTTAGTTAATGACCTTGTTTTAGATAAAGAAGGTAAGAAGATGAGTAAGTCTAGAGGAAATACAGTAAATCCATTTGAATTATTTGACCAATATGGAGCAGATGCCTTAAGATGGTACTTATTATACGTATCTCCACCATGGACTCCAACAAGATTTGATGTTGATGGATTAAAAGAAGTTCAAAGCAAGTTCTTAGGAACTATGAAAAATGTATATAACTTCTTTGCTTTATATGCAAATACTGATAATATAAATCCAACTGACTTCTTTGTAGAATACAAAGACAGACCAGAATTAGATAGATGGATATTATCTAAGTTTAACAACTTAAAGAAAGAAGTAGAAGAAAACTTAGAGATATTTGAATTAAACAAAACAGTTAGAACTATTCAAGAATTTATAAACGAAGATTTATCTAACTGGTATATAAGACGTTCAAGAAGAAGATTCTGGGCGACTGAATTAACTGAAGATAAAAAATCAGTTTACAATACAACTTATGAAATATTAACAGAGCTTTGTAAGCTTATAGCTCCATTTACTCCATATATATCAGAAGAAATATACAGAAACTTAACTAATGAAGTTTCAGTACATTTAAGTACGTATCCAAAAGCTAATTTAGATTTAATAAACAATGAATTAGAAGAGAAGATGGACTTAGTTAAAAACCTAGTTACATTAGGTAGAGCATCAAGAGAAGCTACAAGAATAAAGGTACGTCAACCAATACAAAAAGTATTAGTAGATGGTAAGTTTGAAGCTACTATAAGTGATGTTGTAGACTTAATAAAAGAAGAACTTAACGTTAAAGAAGTTGTATTTGCAAAAGATTTATCTGAATATATGAACTTTAGCTTAAAACCAAACTTTAAAGTTTTAGGACCAATACTTGGTGCTAACATGAAGTTCTTTGCTGGTGCATTAAATAAATTAAATCCAAATGAAGTTGTTCCTAAATTAGAAAATGGTGAAAGTTTTGCTGTTGATATAAACGGAGAAAACTTTGAATTTAACAAAGACCATGTTTTAATAAACATATCAGCTAAAGAAGGATTTAATGTAACTATGGAAAACAACTTATTTGTTATATTAGATACAACATTAACAACACAGTTAATAGAAGAAGGATATGCAAGAGAATTTATATCTAAGATACAACAAATAAGAAAATCTAATAACTTTGATGTTTTAGATAACATAGTTATAGAATTTAATTCAGATGATGAAATAGCTAAAGCTGTAGAAAATTATGATGAATATATAAAATCAGAAACATTAGCTGTAGAAATAAATAGAGTAGAAGATGAAACTTTAGAAAGTCATAATTTAAATGACCATATGACTGGAATAAAAGTTATAAAGAAATAA
- a CDS encoding alanine/glycine:cation symporter family protein, translated as MERIVYAINDIIWSNWLVFLCLGSGIYFSFRTKFSQIRHLKEMVALLFKGEKSAQGISSFQALCTALAGRIGTGNIAGVATAIAMGGPGALFWMWAIAFLGAGSAFAESTLAQVYKEEHDGLYRGGPAYYIEKGLGNTKFSKWYGILFALATVLATGLLLPGVQSNSITVAVNNAFKIDPMIITVVLVILLALIIFGGIKRISSAAELIVPFMGGIYILMSLVIIAVNIEQLPSIIELVFKSAFGAEQAFAGIIGSTIAWGVKRGVYSNEAGQGTGPQAAAAAEVSHPAKQGLVQAFSVYVDTLFVCSATGFMILMTGSYNVHGVNGAMIVENLPGVEIGPIYTQTAVDSLIPGFGSAFVSIALFFFAFTTIMAYYYIAEVNIIYISKRIFKGKTTKLFINILRVILLGAVAFGCVKTASLAWTMGDIGVGSMAWLNIIAILLLSNVAMKCFKDYEEQMKAGIPREERTFDPIKLGIKNADFWEEKVKKESNK; from the coding sequence ATGGAGCGTATTGTTTATGCAATAAATGATATTATTTGGAGTAACTGGTTAGTATTTTTATGTTTAGGTTCAGGTATTTATTTTTCTTTTAGAACCAAATTCTCTCAAATAAGACACCTTAAAGAAATGGTAGCCTTATTATTTAAAGGAGAAAAATCAGCTCAGGGTATTTCATCATTTCAAGCTCTATGTACAGCGCTAGCAGGGCGTATAGGTACCGGTAATATAGCAGGGGTAGCGACGGCTATAGCAATGGGAGGACCAGGAGCACTATTTTGGATGTGGGCAATAGCATTTTTAGGTGCAGGATCAGCATTTGCAGAATCTACATTAGCCCAAGTTTATAAAGAAGAACATGATGGATTATATCGTGGAGGACCAGCATACTATATTGAAAAGGGACTTGGAAATACTAAGTTTTCTAAATGGTACGGCATATTATTTGCATTAGCAACAGTATTAGCAACAGGATTATTACTACCTGGTGTTCAATCTAACTCTATAACAGTAGCAGTAAATAATGCTTTTAAGATAGACCCAATGATAATAACTGTAGTCCTAGTTATATTACTAGCACTTATAATATTTGGTGGAATAAAAAGAATAAGTTCTGCAGCAGAATTAATAGTTCCATTTATGGGAGGGATTTATATATTAATGTCTCTTGTAATAATAGCTGTTAATATAGAACAATTACCAAGTATTATAGAGTTAGTATTTAAGTCTGCATTTGGAGCAGAGCAAGCATTTGCAGGAATAATAGGTTCAACAATAGCTTGGGGAGTAAAACGTGGAGTTTATTCAAATGAAGCAGGTCAAGGAACTGGGCCACAAGCAGCAGCAGCAGCTGAAGTAAGTCATCCAGCTAAGCAAGGTTTAGTTCAAGCATTTTCAGTATATGTAGATACTTTATTTGTATGTTCAGCAACAGGATTTATGATACTTATGACAGGAAGCTATAACGTTCATGGAGTAAATGGAGCTATGATTGTTGAGAATTTACCAGGAGTTGAGATAGGACCTATATATACTCAAACAGCAGTAGACTCGTTGATACCAGGATTTGGGTCAGCCTTTGTATCTATAGCATTATTCTTCTTTGCCTTTACGACTATAATGGCATACTACTATATAGCAGAAGTTAATATTATATATATAAGTAAGAGAATATTTAAAGGAAAAACAACTAAGTTATTTATAAATATACTTAGAGTTATATTATTAGGAGCAGTTGCATTTGGTTGTGTAAAGACAGCATCTCTTGCATGGACTATGGGGGATATAGGTGTTGGAAGTATGGCTTGGTTAAATATAATAGCTATACTTTTATTATCAAATGTAGCCATGAAGTGTTTCAAAGATTATGAAGAACAAATGAAAGCAGGAATACCAAGAGAAGAAAGAACATTTGATCCAATAAAACTTGGGATAAAGAATGCTGATTTCTGGGAAGAAAAAGTTAAAAAGGAATCTAATAAATAA
- a CDS encoding DivIVA domain-containing protein, which produces MLTPIEIENKEFKKGIRGYREEEVDEFLDAVKEDYEHLCRENSDLKEKVRLYQDQINKYENIEETLKATLIRAESVAEDTCTAANKKAKIIVEEADLKARQIIEQANNQVIEIRKEYNEMVKEFKVFRNKFKSLLEDEIRSIDEIFYNVDENDMRAFETTLFDMPIEKEAAATLD; this is translated from the coding sequence ATGCTTACTCCAATAGAAATAGAAAATAAGGAATTTAAAAAAGGAATAAGAGGATACAGAGAAGAAGAGGTTGATGAATTTTTAGATGCAGTTAAGGAAGATTATGAACATCTATGTAGAGAAAATTCAGACCTTAAAGAAAAAGTAAGATTATATCAAGATCAAATAAACAAATATGAAAATATAGAAGAAACATTAAAAGCTACACTTATAAGAGCTGAAAGTGTTGCAGAAGATACTTGTACTGCTGCAAATAAAAAAGCTAAGATAATAGTAGAAGAAGCTGATTTAAAAGCAAGACAAATAATTGAACAAGCTAATAATCAAGTAATAGAAATAAGAAAAGAATATAATGAAATGGTAAAAGAATTTAAAGTATTTAGAAATAAATTTAAATCTTTACTAGAAGATGAAATAAGAAGTATAGATGAAATATTCTATAATGTTGATGAAAATGATATGAGAGCTTTTGAGACAACATTATTTGATATGCCAATAGAAAAAGAGGCAGCAGCTACATTAGATTAA
- a CDS encoding AbgT family transporter — protein MDVSVKSQKKQKQGFMDKIEKLGNKLPHPVLMFIYIAAFVLVLSAILGSLGVVAKTPLGDFPINNLLGQKPIEVLKVGATGTEVAERYSNGLSYVIGTAIANFMNMYAIGTILIIMLAIGLMEQSGYLTMAMKSIVQATPMKLVTPVVIFLGVMSNMASDAGYVVLIPLAALMYYTLGRNPIAGLAAGFAGVSGGFSANLFVSSTDALLLPFTQAAAETGDAMAGTQLAGTLSVTSNWFFMMASTFLIILIGTIVVDKYIEPRLGKYNKAEAEVEPEHEITQAEKSAYKFTNKIMLLLFALIILTALPIDKNNTIPLVGDLSTTVELWGKDAEGNAALVAADGFLNSIFFKGDMVIMIMFVIFAVSGLVYGFKSGKFKKAADIVPAMVRAMADMAPIIVILFFVAQFINYFNDSHLGVYVASLGANLVSKIPEGSMFMNIVLMVAFIFLTAFVNLFMGGASSKWGLLAPIFVPMLMVAGFTPAGVQLIYRIGDSSTNVISPLMSYLGVIVVFGQKYKKEFGVGNLISTMMPIAIAFLIGWTIFAIIWALAGAPIGPGTAIFM, from the coding sequence ATGGATGTAAGTGTAAAATCGCAAAAGAAACAAAAACAAGGCTTCATGGACAAAATAGAGAAGCTTGGTAACAAATTACCACACCCAGTGCTAATGTTTATATACATAGCAGCATTTGTTTTAGTTTTATCAGCAATACTAGGAAGTTTAGGGGTAGTAGCTAAAACTCCTTTAGGTGATTTCCCAATAAACAATTTATTAGGGCAAAAACCAATAGAGGTGTTAAAAGTAGGGGCAACAGGAACAGAAGTAGCAGAAAGATATTCAAATGGTCTTTCTTATGTTATAGGAACTGCAATAGCTAATTTTATGAACATGTATGCAATAGGCACTATACTTATAATAATGTTAGCAATAGGACTTATGGAACAAAGTGGATACTTAACAATGGCAATGAAAAGTATAGTTCAAGCTACGCCTATGAAATTAGTTACTCCAGTTGTAATATTCTTAGGGGTTATGTCTAATATGGCATCAGATGCAGGGTATGTTGTATTAATACCACTTGCTGCATTAATGTATTATACATTAGGAAGAAATCCTATAGCAGGTCTTGCAGCAGGATTTGCAGGGGTTTCTGGAGGATTTAGTGCAAACTTATTTGTTAGTTCAACAGATGCATTATTATTACCATTTACTCAAGCAGCAGCTGAGACTGGTGATGCTATGGCAGGTACTCAATTAGCAGGAACTTTATCAGTTACAAGTAACTGGTTCTTCATGATGGCATCTACATTCTTAATAATATTAATAGGAACTATAGTTGTAGATAAGTATATTGAGCCAAGATTAGGAAAATATAATAAAGCAGAGGCTGAAGTTGAGCCAGAACATGAAATAACTCAAGCAGAAAAAAGTGCTTATAAATTTACAAATAAAATAATGTTATTATTATTTGCTTTAATAATATTAACAGCTTTACCAATAGATAAAAATAACACTATACCTTTAGTAGGTGACTTATCAACTACAGTAGAGTTATGGGGAAAAGATGCAGAAGGGAATGCAGCTTTAGTTGCAGCAGATGGATTCTTAAACTCTATATTCTTTAAAGGTGATATGGTTATAATGATAATGTTCGTTATATTCGCTGTAAGTGGATTAGTATACGGATTTAAATCAGGTAAGTTTAAAAAAGCAGCGGATATAGTGCCAGCAATGGTTAGAGCGATGGCAGATATGGCTCCAATAATAGTTATATTATTCTTCGTTGCTCAATTTATTAATTACTTTAACGACTCTCACTTAGGAGTGTATGTTGCATCATTAGGAGCTAATTTAGTTTCTAAAATACCAGAAGGTAGTATGTTTATGAATATTGTGTTAATGGTTGCATTTATATTCTTAACTGCATTTGTTAACTTATTCATGGGAGGAGCTTCATCTAAGTGGGGACTTCTTGCTCCAATATTTGTTCCAATGTTAATGGTTGCGGGATTCACTCCAGCAGGTGTTCAGTTAATATACCGTATAGGTGACTCTTCAACAAATGTAATATCTCCATTAATGAGCTATTTAGGGGTTATAGTAGTATTTGGTCAAAAATATAAGAAAGAATTTGGTGTAGGTAACCTAATAAGTACAATGATGCCAATAGCTATAGCATTCTTAATAGGATGGACTATATTTGCTATAATATGGGCTTTAGCAGGAGCACCTATAGGACCAGGAACAGCAATCTTTATGTAA
- a CDS encoding YggT family protein — protein sequence MSTIGLALYYLFDILSWIIIIKSLMSWFPNGMGSKLYYILNNITEPIEGPIRSIMYKYNSGPVDFSPMIAILVLMLLKRVALIVFY from the coding sequence ATGAGTACTATAGGATTGGCTTTATATTATCTATTTGATATATTATCTTGGATAATAATTATAAAGAGTTTAATGTCTTGGTTTCCTAATGGGATGGGAAGTAAGTTATACTATATATTAAATAATATAACAGAACCAATAGAAGGTCCTATAAGGTCTATAATGTATAAGTACAATAGTGGACCGGTAGATTTTTCACCAATGATAGCAATATTAGTATTAATGTTACTAAAGAGGGTGGCACTAATCGTGTTCTATTAA
- a CDS encoding YggS family pyridoxal phosphate-dependent enzyme, giving the protein MSSVKENLDMVREKIKNSCNVSNRKIDEVTLLAVTKTVDVDKVLEAIENGVKDVGENKPQELARKYEVIGDKVNWHLIGSLQTNKVKYIIDKVYMIHSLDRIALCEEIQKRAEKIDKTINCLVQINISKEESKHGIYKEGAIDFIKEVANNYNNIKIKGLMTMAPFTENKDEVRKVFRGLKELAVEIDKLNINNVSMEYLSMGMSNDYEIAIEEGSNIVRVGTSIFGARNYDK; this is encoded by the coding sequence GTGTCAAGCGTAAAAGAAAATTTAGATATGGTAAGAGAAAAAATTAAAAATAGTTGTAATGTTTCTAATAGAAAAATTGATGAAGTAACTTTATTAGCAGTAACTAAGACTGTAGATGTAGATAAGGTTTTAGAAGCTATAGAAAATGGAGTTAAAGATGTTGGAGAAAATAAGCCACAAGAACTAGCTAGAAAGTATGAAGTTATAGGCGATAAAGTAAATTGGCATTTAATAGGAAGTTTACAAACTAATAAGGTAAAGTATATAATAGATAAGGTTTATATGATACACTCTTTAGATAGAATAGCTTTATGTGAAGAAATACAAAAAAGGGCAGAAAAAATAGATAAGACTATAAATTGTTTAGTACAAATAAATATATCAAAAGAAGAAAGCAAGCATGGTATATATAAAGAAGGTGCTATAGATTTTATAAAAGAAGTAGCAAATAATTATAATAATATAAAAATTAAAGGTCTTATGACTATGGCGCCTTTTACAGAAAATAAAGATGAAGTTAGAAAAGTATTTAGAGGATTAAAGGAATTAGCTGTAGAAATTGATAAGTTAAATATAAACAATGTTTCTATGGAATATTTATCTATGGGAATGAGCAATGATTATGAAATAGCAATAGAGGAAGGGTCTAATATAGTTAGAGTTGGAACCTCTATATTTGGAGCCAGAAATTACGATAAGTAG